One stretch of Gopherus flavomarginatus isolate rGopFla2 chromosome 2, rGopFla2.mat.asm, whole genome shotgun sequence DNA includes these proteins:
- the FOXQ1 gene encoding forkhead box protein Q1, whose translation MKLEVFAPRYEDKLGGSDQEGSGAPSPAPGDSELGSDGDCAANSPGSEGPAGAEGGKGKPYTRRPKPPYSYIALIAMAIRDSAGGRLTLAEINDYLMGRFPFFRGAYTGWRNSVRHNLSLNDCFVKVLRDPARPWGKDNYWMLNPSSEYTFADGVFRRRRKRLSRAPPPPPPPARPAPAAPCCCSSAPCSCAAGPAEEGRAGAAAAARPGSKFSSSFAIESILSRPCQRAPAPAPGRALWPAPPAPYPLGSLFGGGLLPLYAYGPQALERRREALTAGSAPLPPEPPQLFPSPAEALLGSPLYCPLRLPGPLHTATGRAASYPPCPLQSLLP comes from the coding sequence ATGAAGCTGGAGGTCTTCGCCCCGCGCTACGAGGACAAGCTGGGCGGCAGCGACCAGGAAGGCAGCGGGGCCCCGTCCCCCGCGCCGGGCGACAGCGAGCTGGGCTCGGACGGGGACTGCGCCGCCAACAGCCCGGGCAGCGAGGGGCCGGCGGGCGCGGAGGGCGGCAAGGGGAAGCCGTACACGCGGCGGCCCAAGCCGCCCTACTCCTACATCGCGCTCATCGCCATGGCCATCCGGGACTCGGCCGGCGGCCGCCTCACGCTGGCCGAGATCAACGACTACCTGATGGGCCGCTTCCCCTTCTTCCGCGGCGCCTACACCGGCTGGCGCAACTCGGTGCGGCACAACCTGTCGCTCAACGACTGCTTCGTCAAGGTGCTGCGCGACCCGGCCCGGCCCTGGGGCAAGGACAACTACTGGATGCTCAACCCCAGCAGCGAGTACACCTTCGCCGACGGGGTCTTCCGCCGCCGCCGCAAGCGCCTCAGCCGcgccccgccgccgccgccgcctcccgcGCGCCCGGCACCCGccgccccctgctgctgctcctcagcccCGTGCAGCTGCGCCGCGGGCCCCGCCGAGGAAGGGCGAGCGGGCGCCGCCGCCGCGGCCAGGCCGGGCTCCAAGTTCTCCAGCTCCTTCGCCATCGAGAGCATCCTCAGCCGGCCCTGCCAgcgcgcccccgcccccgccccgggcCGGGCGCTCTGGCCCGCGCCGCCCGCCCCCTACCCGCTGGGCTCCCTCTTCGGCGGCGGCCTCCTGCCGCTCTACGCCTACGGGCCCCAGGCGCTGGAGCGCAGGAGGGAGGCGCTGACGGCCGGCAGCGCCCCTCTCCCGCCGgagcctccccagctcttcccctcccctgccgaGGCGCTGCTCGGCTCCCCGCTCTATTGCCCCCTCCGGCTGCCCGGCCCGCTGCACACAGCCACGGGGCGCGCGGCCTCTTAcccgccctgccccctccagagcctcctgccctAA